Genomic DNA from Corticium candelabrum chromosome 5, ooCorCand1.1, whole genome shotgun sequence:
cttcgcccttctcaccgacgaggccttgatctccgattgtgcctttatcaccgtcttcgcccttctgaccctgcatgccgacttcgcctttctcaccgacgaggccttgatctccgattgtacctttatcaccgtcttcgcccttctgaccctgcatgccgacttcgcccttctcaccgactgggccttgatcaccgacttcgcccttctcaccaacgaggccttgatctccgattgtgcctttatcaccgtcttcgcccttctcaccctgcatgccgacttcgcctttctcaccgacgaggccttgatctccgattgtgcctttatcaccgtcttcgcccttctgaccctgcatgccgacttcgcccttctcaccgactgggccttgatcaccgacttcgcccttctcaccgacgaggccttgatctccgattgtgcctttatcaccgtcttcgcccttctgaccctgcatgccgacttcccccttctcaccgactgggccttgatcaccgacttcgcccttctcaccgacgaggccttgatctccgattgtgcctttatcaccgtcttcgcccttctgaccctgcatgccgacttcccccttctcaccgactgggccttgatcaccgacttcgcctttctcaccgacgaggccttgatctccgattgtgcctttatcaccgtcttcgcccttctgaccctgcatgccgacttcccccttctcaccgacttcgcccttctcaccgactgggccttgatcaccgacttcgcccttctcaccgacgaggccttgatctccgattgtgcctttatcaccgtcttcgcccttctgaccctgcatgccgacttcgcccttctcaccgactgggccttgatcaccgacttcgcctttctcaccgacgaggccttgatctccgattgtacctttatcaccgtcttcgcccttctgaccctgcatgccgacttcgcccttctcaccgactgggccttgatcaccgacttcgcccttctcaccaacgaggccttgatctccgattgtgcctttatcaccgtcttcgcccttctgaccctgcatgccgacttcgcctttctctccgacgaggccttgatctccgattgtgcctttatcaccgtcttcgcccttctcaccctgcatgccgacttcgcccttctcaccgacttcgcccttctcaccgacgaggccttgatctccgattgtgcctttatcaccgtcttcgcccttctgaccctgcatgccgacttcgcccttctcaccgactgggccttgatcaccgacttcgcccttctcaccgacgaggccttgatctccgattgtgcctttatcaccgtcttcgcccttctgaccctgcatgccgacttcgcccttctcaccgattgggccttgatcaccgactccgcctttctcaccgacgaggccttgatctccgattgtacctttatcaccgtcttcgcccttctgaccctgcatgccgacttcgcccttctcaccgactgggccttgatcaccgacttcgcccttctcaccgacgaggccttgatctccgattgtgcctttatcaccgtcttcgcccttctgaccctgcatgccgacttcgcctttctcaccgacgaggccttgatctccgattgtacctttatcaccgtcttcgcccttctgaccctgcatgccgacttcgcccttctcaccgactgggccttgatcaccgacttcgcccttctcaccaacgaggccttgatctccgattgtgcctttatcaccgtcttcgcccttctcaccctgcatgccgacttcgcctttctcaccgacgaggccttgatctccgattgtgcctttatcaccgtcttcgcccttctgaccctgcatgccgacttcgcccttctcaccgactgggccttgatcaccgacttcgcccttctcaccgacgaggccttgatctccgattgtgcctttatcaccgtcttcgcccttctgaccctgcatgccgacttcccccttctcaccgactgggccttgatcaccgacttcgcccttctcaccgacgaggccttgatctccgattgtgcctttatcaccgtcttcgcccttctgaccctgcatgccgacttcccccttctcaccgactgggccttgatcaccgacttcgcctttctcaccgacgaggccttgatctccgattgtgcctttatcaccgtcttcgcccttctgaccctgcatgccgacttcccccttctcaccgacttcgcccttctcaccgactgggccttgatcaccgacttcgcccttctcaccgacgaggccttgatctccgattgtgcctttatcaccgtcttcacCCTTCtcaccctgcatgccgacttcgcctttctcaccgacgaggccttgatctccgattgtgcctttatcaccgtcttcgcccttctgaccctgcatgccgacttcccccttctcaccgactgggccttgatcaccgacttcgcccttctcaccgacgaggccttgatctccgattgtgcctttatcaccgtcttcgcccttctgaccctgcatgccgacttcccccttctcaccgactgggccttgatcaccgacttcgcccttctcaccgacgaggccttgatctccgattgtgcctttatcaccgtcttcgcccttctgaccctgcatgccgacttcccccttctcaccgactgggccttgatcaccgacttcgcctttctcaccgacgaggccttgatctccgattgtgcctttatcaccgtcttcgcccttctgaccctgcatgccgacttcccccttctcaccgacttcgcccttctcaccgactgggccttgatcaccgacttcgcccttctcaccgacgaggccttgatctccgattgtgcctttatcaccgtcttcacCCTTCtcaccctgcatgccgacttcgcctttctcaccgacgaggccttgatctccgattgtgcctttatcaccgtcttcgcccttctgaccctgcatgccgacttcccccttctcaccgactgggccttgatcaccgacttcgcccttctcaccgacgaggccttgatctccgattgtgcctttatcaccgtcttcgcccttctgaccctgcatgccgacttcgcccttctcaccgactgggccttgatcaccgacttcgcctttctcaccgacgaggccttgatctccgattgtacctttatcaccgtcttcgcccttctgaccctgcatgccgacttcgcccttctcaccgactgggccttgatcaccgacttcgcccttctcaccaacgaggccttgatctccgattgttcctttatcaccgtcttcacccttctgaccctgcatgccgacttcgcccttctcaccgactgggccttgatcaccgacttcgcccttctcaccgactgggccttgatcaccgacttcgcctttctcaccgacgaggccttgatctccgattgtacCTTTAccaccgtcttcgcccttctgaccctgcatgccgatttcgcccttctcaccgacttcgcccttttcaccgacgaggccttgatctccgattgtgcctttatcaccgtcttcgcccttctgaccctggATGCCGACTTcccccttctcaccgacttcgcccttctcaccgactgggccttgatcaccgacttcgcctttctcaccgacgaggccttgatctccgattgtgcctttatcaccgtcttcgcccttctgaccctgcatgccgacttcccccttctcaccgacttcgcccttctcaccgactgggccttgatcaccgacttcgcccttctcaccgacgaggccttgatctccgattgtgcctttatcaccgtcttcgcccttctgaccctgcatgccgacttcgcccttctcaccgactgggccttgatcaccgacttcgcctttctcaccgacgaggccttgatctccgattgtacctttatcaccgtcttcgcccttctgaccctgcatgccgacttcgcccttctcaccgactgggccttgatcaccgacttcgcccttctcaccaacgaggccttgatctccgattgttcctttatcaccgtcttcacccttctgaccctgcatgccgacttcccccttctcaccgacttcgcccttctcaccgactgggccttgatcaccgacttcgcctttctcaccgacgaggccttgatctccgattgtgcctttatcaccgtcttcgcccttctcaccctgcatgccgacttcgcccttctcaccgactgggccttgatcaccgacttcgcccttctcaccgacgaggccttgatctccgattgtgcctttatcaccgtcttcgcccttctgaccctgcatgccgacttcgcccttctcaccgactgggccttgatcaccgacttcgcccttctcaccaacgaggccttgatctccgattgtgcctttatcaccgtcttcacccttctgaccctgcatgccgacttcgcctttctcaccgacgaagccttgatctccgattgtgcctttatcaccgtcttcgcccttctcaccctgcatgccgacttcccccttctcaccgacttcgcccttctcaccgactgggccttgatcaccgacttcgcctttctcaccgacgaggccttgatctccgattgtgcctttatcaccgtcttcgcccttctgaccctgcatgccgacttcgcccttctcaccgactgggccttgatcaccgacttcgcccttctcaccgacgaggccttgatctccgattgtgccgttatcaccgtcttcgcccttctgaccctgcatgccgacttcgcctttctcaccgacgaggccttgatctccgattgtgcctttatcaccgtcttcgcccttctcaccctgcatgccgacttcgcccttctcaccgacttcgcccttctcaccgacgaggccttgatctccgattgtgcctttatcaccgtcttcgcccttctgaccctgcatgccgacttcgcccttctcaccgactgggccttgatcaccgacttcgcccttct
This window encodes:
- the LOC134179333 gene encoding otolin-1-like, translating into MQGQKGEDGDKGTIGDQGLVGEKGEVGDQGPVGEKGEVGMQGEKGEDGDKGTIGDQGLVGEKGEVGDQKGTIGDQGLVGEKGEVGDQGPVGEKGEVGEKGEVGIQGQKGEDGDKGTIGDQGLVGEKGEVGEKGEIGMQGQKGEDGGKGTIGDQGLVGEKGEVGDQGPVGEKGEVGDQGPVGERSRHAG